The nucleotide window AAGTTGTACATATTAAGATGTAATGATGACGGGTAATGTATAATGGGAGGTCAAAATTCAACCATCTCATGACAATAACATACCATGATTGTGCTAAAAAGCAAAAATTTACGATTGTAAATTATAATAATTTGTTATCAAAGTCCACTGTAAACCTGCTGCTCATGCGTTATATTAAGGTCAATTGTAAGAAATTAAAATTTGATCTAATCACTACAATATTTCATATCCTTAGGAGGCATATATTAATATGAGAAAAGCATTTATCAGCCCAACCAAATATGTACAAGGCGAAGACGAGTTGTTGAACCTGGGGTACTTTGTTAAATCCTTCGGAGAATCTGCTTTGTTAATCGCACATCCGGATGATGTACAGCGTGTAAAGGCAAAGCTGGATGCAACAGCTGAGAAATTCAATATTACGTTTGTTGAAAGCGGTTTTAAAGGGGAATGTTCCCGTGAGGAAGTTGTTCGTCTGCAAGCGATCGCGAAGGAAAAAGGATGTGACTCTACCATCGGTCTTGGTGGCGGTAAAGCCATCGATGCTGCCAAATGTGTAGCTGAAGGCGAAGCACTGATCATCTGTCCAACGATTGCGGCAACAGACGCACCGACAAGTCACTCCGCTGTATTGTACACACCGGATGGTTCTTTCGATGACTATGCTTACTTCAAACAAAGCCCAAGTGTGGTTCTCGTGGATACAACAGTAATCGCCAATGCACCAACACGTTTCCTCGTATCCGGTATGGGAGATGCGCTCTCTACATACTTCGAAGCAAGAGCAACAGCGAAATCGTATTCCCGTGTAAACGCAAGTCTTCCAATGGGTTCCCGCGAAGGATATACACCATCTGCAGTAGGTACGAATGCGGCACTTGCACTGGCTAAACTGTGTTATGAAATGCTGCTGACTGACGGAGCAAAAGCGAAAGTAGCCAGTGACAGCAACGTCGTGACTCAAGCACTGGAAAACATTGTTGAGACCAACATTCTGTTGTCAGGTCTTGGATTCGAAAGTGGCGGTCTGGCCGCAGCACATGCAATCCACAATGGTTTGACTGTACTCGAGGGAACACATCACTTCTTCCACGGTGAAAAGGTATCCTTCGGCACAATTGCACAACTCGTGCTCGAAAATGCACCAACCGAAGAGCTGCATGAAGTCATGGATTTCTGTCTAGCAGTAGGACTGCCTATCAGCTTGGCGGATATCGGTGTAGATATCATTAGTCAGGAAGAGCTGTTAAAAGTGGCAGAGATCGCTT belongs to Paenibacillus sp. FSL H8-0079 and includes:
- a CDS encoding glycerol dehydrogenase; translation: MRKAFISPTKYVQGEDELLNLGYFVKSFGESALLIAHPDDVQRVKAKLDATAEKFNITFVESGFKGECSREEVVRLQAIAKEKGCDSTIGLGGGKAIDAAKCVAEGEALIICPTIAATDAPTSHSAVLYTPDGSFDDYAYFKQSPSVVLVDTTVIANAPTRFLVSGMGDALSTYFEARATAKSYSRVNASLPMGSREGYTPSAVGTNAALALAKLCYEMLLTDGAKAKVASDSNVVTQALENIVETNILLSGLGFESGGLAAAHAIHNGLTVLEGTHHFFHGEKVSFGTIAQLVLENAPTEELHEVMDFCLAVGLPISLADIGVDIISQEELLKVAEIACIPEESIHAMPFPITVPEVAAAIAAADRMGREYKAARREAK